The DNA segment AGTACAACCACCACCGGCCCCACTCCGCACTCAGCGGCCGTCCGCCCATAACACGGTTGGACAACCTCCCTGGACATCACAACTAAGGCGTGTCTGACAAACCCGTTGCCTGCTGCGCGGGGCCAGCGTGTCCCCTCGCCGCGTTGTCGGAAAGCCCGAGTACAACCCGGTACGAGGGCCTTCCTCCGCCTTGCGAGGAACCACGCTGATCCCCGCTCGCACGGCAGAGATTTATCAGACACGCCTTAGACTGTGCGGGTGGATCGGCGCCCCCTGAATGTGCTGCTCGTCGATGACGACCCGCTCGTCCGAACCGGATTGTCGATGATTCTCGGCAGCACGGGCGACATCGTCGTCGTCGCGGAGGCCAGTGACGGAGACGAGGTCGTCCCCAAGGTCGCGCTTCACGCGCCCGACGTGGTGCTGATGGACATCCGGATGCCCCGCGTGGACGGGCTCGCGGCGACCGCGGCGGTGACGGCGCTCCCCAGGCCGCCGAAGGTACTGGTGCTCACCACCTACGACCTCGACGAGTACGTTTTCGACGCGCTCGCCGCCGGTGCCAGCGGGTTTCTGCTGAAGGAAGGCTCACCACAGGAGATCGTCGACGCGGTGCGGGTGGTCGCGGCAGGGGAGGCGATGCTGTCTCCTCGTACGACACGCACGCTGATCGGTCACTTCGTGGCCGCGAGGACCAGCCCGCGCAGGCAACGCGCGAGGGCCGCGCTCGATGTCCTCACCGACCGGGAGCGGGAGATCGTCACCGCCGTCGCCTCCGGAAAGTCCAACGCGGAGATCGCCTCGGGCCTGTATCTCAGCGAGGCCACCGTGAAGACTCATCTCACGCGGATCTTCGCCAAGATCGACGCGGCCAACCGGGTCCAGCTCACGATCTTCGCCTACGAGGCGGGTCTGGTCACGGTGTGAACGAAACGAGCCCGCCGGTCACACTCGTGGTGACCGGCGGGCTCGGGCATCAGCTCGCGAAGTACTGCTCCACGACCTTGGTCATGACCTCGTCGGCGCGGGCAAGCGTCTCGGGATCGGGCTTGCGTTCCCCTACCAGCACTCCGCGTTCCGGCAGCAGCTCGACACCGATGTGCACGTGGCCGTGTGCCGCGACGTCGTTGTCGGGTGAGAGATAGATGTCGTAGGCGGTCTTGCCGCTGTCGTAGAAGCTCACCGCCTGTTTGCCGCCGAACTCGGTTTCCCGCCGTTCGCTGTAGAGCGATTCGTCGGTGCCGTAGTCACCGGCTGGATAGGCAGGAGTGACGTTGACGGTGATCGCGACGCTGTGCGTCTCCTCGACGAAGATGCAGTGCGCGCCGAAGGTCAGTGGCTCGAACTCCGGACCGTAGATGTCGCGGATGGCGTCGCGGAACACGGCGCACTGGACGCGGTTGTCCTCGCCGGATGCCTCGATGATGGCTTCCTTGCCCTGCGGCACGGTCACGTCGTCCTCGTAGGGCGCGCACTCTTCCCTGTTGTTGGGCGCGCCGAAGTGCTCGCAGGCGCCCTTTTCACCGTTGTCCCGCTCGTCCGGCCCGTACAGCAGCGGGCGCTGCACCTTGTCATTCGGCGGTGGTGCCTGGTCGACAAGACCGATGGCCTGTTCGGCGAGGCCGGCGGCCGCATCGCAGTCACCGGCTTCGAGTTCGAACTCCAGATCCTTGAGGTGTTCGTTGCCGGTCTTCGAGTCCGTCTGAGCCCAGGTGGCCTTGCAGCCGGAGGACTGCTGATAGACGAACACCGTCTTGCCCGCGATGTCGGTGGGATCGCCGAGCGGGGAATCTCCGACCGTGTTGTAGCGCACCGACAGCACCGGAGTCTGCGAGTAATCACTGGCATCGGCGGGGAACGTCTCGCAGCTCGCGAGCGGGTCGTAGCCCCGGTTCGGGGCGAACCGGTACTGCTCGCTCTCGTCGCCGAGCAGGGTGCGCAGGAAGGTACAGCCGTCCCACCGCGAGAACGGCCTGCCCTGCTGATCGAGTTTCAGCGTGTCGGGATCCTGCAACTTCTTGACGGCGGCCGTCGCGTACTCGGCGACGATGGGGCAGGTGTCGGAATCGGCGAAGGCGTAGTCGAACTCGATGCCCTTGCTGAAGCTCACCGGGATCGTCAGCACGCACCGGTTCCTGCTCTCGCCGTAGTCCCTCAGCTCATAGGCGGTCACGCCGCCGAGGTCGACCGGCTTCCCCGTGTAGCGGGTCATGTGGTCGACAGGTGCCCCTACCGCGACGTTGAGCGGCTCGCCGCCCGGCTCGTACTCGCCTGCCGGGGTCAGCATGCAGGAGTGCGGGCCGCGCGGGGTGGCCGTCGTTCCCGGTTCGCCGATGCGTTTGTTCGCGACGTCCATGTCGAACAGCAGGCACGGGTCGAGTTGGCGCAGCGCCTCGTCCACGGCCTCGGCGTCGCGTGGGTCGGGGGCGGGGCCCGGCCCGGATTCCTCGGCGGCGGGGCCGCCGTCCTGTGGCGCTTCACCCGCCTTGAACGCGGTACCGCTGGTGGTCGTCGAGCAGCCTGCCACCATGAGCGCGCACGCGAACACGGAGACGGCCGCGGTCAGCATTCTCTGCCGCATTGTCTTTCCTCCCCAGGGGAACTGAGGAGGACCTTAACAATCGAAAACAGCTCGGCGAAAACGGGTCCGGAGAATGCGCTGAGCGCACTCGTCGGGCGATTTACTGAGGTGACAGTACTGTGGCACTCGGGTGACTATTCGGTGGCACTGCGGTGGCAGCGGGCGATCGGGCAGTTCTCGGAAATGCTGGGAGCGGTCCGGTTATTTCCGGTGCCGGAACGGGTGGGCGGGTCGATCTAATGCGGCCGGAAATGTATTCCGTGTCATCCGGCGGCATTCGACGTGCGTTATCGGGTTGGCCGCGGTGGCGTCTTCGGTGGCACCGGATCGCGAAAACGAGTTGTCCGGTTCCGGTACGCGTGGGCAGTATGGGCGTGATGGAGCAGGTGATCGTCATCGGAGCCGGCCAGTCGGGTATCGCCGTGGCGGGCGCCTTGCTGCGGAGAGGGCTGCGCCCGCTGGTACTGACGGCCGATGCCGAACCGGCAGGCGCGTGGCCGCACTATTACGACTCCCTCAAGGTGTTCACCCCTGCCTGGTTCAACGCCTTGCCCGGACAGCCCTTCCCCGGCGACCCGCACCGTTACCCGCACCGGGACGAGGTCGCCGATTACCTGCGTTCCGGCGCGGCGCGGCTCGACTGCGAGATCAGAACCGGGCAACTGGTCACCGAGGTCACGAGGCAGGATTCCGGCTACCGCGTGCTGACGGCGGATGGCGCCGAACTGCGCGCGCTGGCCGTCGTCGCGGCGAGCGGTCAGTTCACCAATCCGCACCGGCCGCCGCTTCCCGCGCTCGCCGGATACGCGGGGACCGTCCTGCACTCGGCCGACTACCGGGGACCGGAGCCCTTCGCGGGCAAGCGGGTCGTGGTGGTCGGCGCGGGCAACTCCGCCGTGCAGATCGCCGTCGAACTCGCCCTGCGCGCCGAGGGGGCCGAGGTGACACTGGCCAGTCGCGGCCCCGTCCATTACGCGACGAACGAGCCGGTACCCGGCGGCTCCCGGTTCTGGCCGGTGCTCGCCGCGGCGGCGAAGCTTCCCGTCGGCAGGTTCCTCAAGCCGGGAAGCATCCCGGTCATCGACACCGACGGGTACCGCGAGGCGATCGAGGCGGGCAAGCCCGAACGCAGGGAGATGTTCACCGGATCGCGCGGCACCAAGCTGGAGTGGAAGGGGAGGGCGGCCGACGACGTCGACGTCGTCCTGCTGGCCACCGGATACCGGCCCGCGCTCGACTATCTTCGCCCGCTCGGCGCGCTCGGTGCCGACGGTCTTCCCGCCCACCGCAACGGGTTGTCGAAGACTCACCGGGGACTGGCCTTCGTCGGGCTCGACTACCAGCGCACGATCCTGTCCGCGACCCTGCATGGGGTCGGTGCCGACGCCGCCTACGTCGCGAAGCGCCTCCGGCCGGCCCGCCCGCCCCGGTGACCCACCCTTAGGGGAAGGTACGTCGACGTACGTATCCGACCGTCGCTTTCGCACGGACGACAGTGCGCCCCGCGCTGCCTAAAGTCGGAATCGACCGGAGGCGGCTGTGCTTCCGGCACATCCGTTTTCGTGTTCTGACAGGGGTATCTGTGCGAGACAGATTCACGTTCGTGTGGTCGCTGGGGTATGTGTGGGTGGCGATGGTCGCCTTCGGAGGGATCCTCGTCGACAGCATCGTCATCTATCCCAACGTGTTTCACGACCCGCCCGCGTCGCTGGAGGGATCGATGGACTTCTTTTTGATCACCGGCCCCGCTGATCTCTTCCCGCCGCTCGGTGCCGCGACCGTCATCGCGGGAGCGGTGACCCTGGTGCTGGTGTGGCGCACCTCGGCGAGGTTGTGGATCGGGGGCAGCCTGCTGACCCTGGTGCTCGGCGAGTTCCTGTTCTCGATGCTGTTCTTCTGGCCGCGCAACGACATCATGTTCGAGGAGGGCATCGCGGTGCACTCCGTGGAGTTCCTGCGCGAGACGGCGGCCCAGTTCCAGGCCGGGCACTGGGTGCGCCTCGCGATGAGCGGCGTGACGGCGACGCTCGTGCTCATCGGTTTCCTGCGCTACCACCGTGACCGGGTCATCGCCGCCACCGAACAGAAGAAGCTGGTGACCGCATGAGCGAGAAGAAGAGGTTGCTCGGCAAGGAATCGCTGGGACTGTCCTTCGGCGCGTTGGTGGGGCTCGCGCTCGTCGGGGTCCCGAGGGTGATCGCGCACGACCTCGAACTCGTGGGCTCCGCGGTGAACTCGGTGCTCGTGTTCGTACCGCTCGCGGTGTGGCTCGCGGTCGTGCTGTGGCGGCGGGTACCGAACCCGTTTCTCACGTTGCTGGTCATCGGGGTGTACTACGGTTTCCTGCTGGCCGTCGTGCACCAGATACTGTGGACGGAGGCATTCGAGGGTGACCCGCCCGCGCTGGGCGGCAATCTGGCCGGAGCCCTGTCCGGGCCCATGGAAGCGGTGGTGCTGCGGGGATTCGCGTTCCTCAGCAGCCTGGTGACCGGTGCCGCCGTAGGTGCCGCGGTCGGCGTCGTGGGCTGGCTGCTCGCGAAGACGGTACCCGCTCTCCGCCCCCATTCGAGAACCTGAGCCCCCGGCCGCCTGTCCGCGCGAGTCCCCCGCCTCGGACGCCGAGATCCGCATCCGGGCTGCCGAGATCCGCACTCGGAACGTCGAGATCCGCGCCCGGAGCCGTGAGCACTGTCTCCGGCTCCGGGCGTATCCGGGCGAAACGAGGCCCTGTTGCCCTCCCGGAAGAGATATCCACAATAGACTGATGCGGTGTCGTGGGCCGGGTGACACCAGAGCACGATTCACGGTGCGAAGGGTGCGGTCGTGCGTCGCGGGGCCAAAAACGTGGCCTGCGGTTTTCCCGCGACCGGTGGTGGTCGTCATCACCGCGATCATCACCGTGGCCCTCTTCGCCGCCGCCTGTACCGGAACCGGGCTGCGCAGCGGAGACCGGCAGCGGTCCTCGCAGCTCATCGTCGGCTTCACGCAGGAGCCGGCCGACTGGAACTTCCTGCGCAACCCCACGACGGCCATTCGTTCGCTGTTGTTTTACAACGTGGTGGAAACGCTCATCACCCAGGACGCCGACGGCCGGTTGCGGCCATTGCTCGCGAAGGATTTCCGGGTCACCGCCGACGGGAAGCGGTACGTCTTCGAACTGAGGAACGCGACTTTCCACAACGGCGAACGCCTGTCGGGTGAGGACGTCGTCTACTCGGCGAAACTGGCGCGCGCGTCGCCGCTTTCGGAGATTTCGGCGCCCTTCCGGGACGTCAGGCGGATCGCGAAGATCGACGACCGGACCGTCGAATTCACGCTGGCCACGCCGAGCCGCGCGTTCGCGCTGGCCATGGCGACGAAGGTGCCGATCATTCCCAGCGGTTCCGAACCGGAGCTGGCGAGCCATCCGGTCGGGACCGGTCCGTTCAGCTTCGCGGAATGGCGCAACGGAGTGCGGGTCGTGCTGGAGGCCGACAGGGACTACTGGGGCAGGCCACCCGCGTTCGCTCGCGTCGAGTGGCGGTTCATCGCCGACCTCAACGCGGCGCTCAACGCCCTGCTCGCCGGTGACATCGACGTGTTGCCTGCCGTCATCGAGAAGAACGAGGTCAGGAAGGTGGACAACAGCGAGGGGTTCACGTCGGTCCCCGTCGCGAGCCAGGAAATCCTGTACGTCACGCTCAACGCGCGAAGCCCGAAGTTCCGCGACCCGCTGGTCAGGCAGGCCATCGCGCACGCCATCGATCGCGACACCCTCGCCGAGGGCATGGAACTGGTGGCGAAGCCGACCTGCGTGCTCATCAATCCGCCGACGGAACTGCTGCACAGCGACCACTGTCCCTACCGTTACGACCCCGCGCTCGCCAGGAGATCGCTCGCCGAGGCGGGGGTGGAAGGGCTGCGGGTGCGGTTTCCCTATTTCACCGATCAGTTCTCGATCGTGACCGAGATACTTGCCCAGCAACTCGGGCACGCGGGCGTGGAGCTCGAACCGGAGAACATGGATCTGGCGACGTACGCGGACCGGGTCGTCGGCAACAACGACTTCGAGGCGACCGTCGTCAGCGGCCCGCAACAGATCGAGAGCTGGCGGTGCCCAGGGTGGTACACGGGCGACTGCCTTCCCGCGCTCGACCGGCTGCTCGCGGAGGCGGATGCCGCCGCGACCGAAGCGGAATGGGCGAGGTCACGCCGGGCCGCCGCCGAGCTACAGGCCGAAAGGGCGTTCGTGATTCCACTCGGCACGGTCGTGCAGAACGCGCTGCACCGGGACGACCTGACCGGATTCGCCACGTCGAGCGCGGCGAGCGAATTCGACCTGCGCGGAATCCACTGGGTGAACGAGCGGCACTGAGCCGAGGGGGTCACGATGATCCGTCTTGCCGCGCGGTCGGCCGCGGTGCTGCTCGGCTCCGCGCTGGCCGGTTCGCTCGTCATCTTCCTGCTGCTGAGAGTGCTCGGCGGGGATGCGGCCGTGGTGATACTCGGCAGGAGCGCGACGCCGGAATCGCTCGCGGCACTGCGGGCCGAACTGGGACTCGACCGGTCGTGGTTCGTCCAGTACACCGACTGGCTCGGTGGTCTCGTGCGCGGTGAGCTGGGGCGGTCCTACGCGGCGTCCTACGACATCGCGGGCGAGATCGGCGCGAGGCTCGGGGTGACCCTGAGTCTCGCGCTCGTGTCGATCGTGCTGGCGGCTCTGCTCGCGTTGCCACTCGGTACGTTCGCGGCCGTCAACGCCCGCCGCGCCGCTGGTGGATTCGTCGACGTGCTCACCCAGTTCGGCCTCGCGATCCCGGTCTTCTGGGGCGGGCTGCTGCTGATCGTCGTCTTCTCGATCCGGCTCGGCTGGTTTCCGGCAGGCGGGTACGTGCCGTGGACGGTGAGCCCGCTGGACGCCGTCCGCGCATTGACCCTGCCGGTGGTGGCGCTCACCGTGCCGGTCACCGCGGTGTTCGCGCGGTACGTCAGGGCGGCGATGCTCGACATCCTCGATCAGGATTTCATCAGAACGGCCATGGCGAAGGGCAGAACCCTTGGCGGCGCGGCCATGGTGCACGGAGTCCGCAACGCCTCGGTGTCCCTGCTGACCATCGGGGCGCTCCAGCTCGGCACGCTCATCGCGGGCACGGTGGTGATCGAGAACGTGTTCACGTTGCCAGGGCTCGGCGGCCTGTTGCTCAGCGCGCTCACCGGCAGGGAGGTCATGGTCGTCCAGTCGGTCGCGTTCGTGATCATGCTGATCATCCTGGTGCTGAACTTCCTGCTCGACCTCAGCTACGGGCTCGTCGATCCGCGCATCAGGGACCGCGAAGGGGAACGGGCATGAAGCGCAGGTCTTTCTCGTTGTTCGCGGGCGGGCTGTTGCTGGTGCTGTTCCTGGGTTCGGGTCTGCTGTCGCTCTTCTGGACCCCGTTCGCGGCCGACACCATCGACATTCCGCACCGGCTTGCCCCGCCAGGCACCGACGGTCACCTGCTCGGGACCGACGCGCTCGGCAGGGACGTGGTGTCGCAACTGATGGCGGGAGCGCGCAACTCGATGCTGGTCGCCGTCGTGTCGACGGTGCTGGCGACGGTTCCCGGCGTGCTCGCGGGCCTCGTCATCGCGGGCGCGGGCCGGACCGCGCGCACGGTGATGAGCAGGCTGGTCGACCTCGGCGTCGCGTTGCCGGGCATTCTGATCGCGCTGGTACTGGCCACGACGCTCGGCGCGGGCAACTCGGCCGCGATCATCGCCATCGTCATCTCGTTCATCCCGATCGTGATCAGGGTGACGATGGCCCCCGCGAGGCAGGTGCTCGCGCTCGACTACGTCGAGGCGGCGCGAGCCTACGGAAGAGGCCGCTACTTCGTGCTTTTCCGGCACGTCCTGCCCGGCATCACGCCGGTGCTCATCGTGCTGAGTTCGGTGCTGTTCGCCTCGGCGATCCTGACCGAAGCCGCACTTTCCTATCTCGGAGCGGGCGCGCAGCGGCCGGTCCCTTCGTGGGGCCGGATGCTGAACGAGGCGCAGGCGACCATCGACATTGCCCCGCAGCTCGTCGTGTTTCCCGGACTGGCCATCGTCGTGGCGGTGCTCGGCTTCAACCTGTTCGGCGACGGGGTGCGCGCGGTCCTCGACCCCCGGCAGGCGAGGACGGTGGTGAGCTGATGCTGGACATCGAAGGGCTCGCGGTGAGCATCGGCGGCACCGAGGTGCTTGCCGTCGACCAGCTGAGTCTCGGTGAGGGCGAACGCCTGGGCGTCGTCGGCGAGTCGGGGTCGGGCAAGACGATGCTGGCGATGGGCGTGGCCGGACTGTTGCCGAGGCAGGCGCGGGTCACCGGGTCGATCCGGTTCGAGGGAACCGACCTCGCGGGGCTGCGCGGCCGTCAGCGCGCGGCGGCGCGCAGAGGCCGCGTCGGCGTCGTCTTCCAGGACCCGCAGCAGGCCCTCAATCCCATGATGCGCGTCGGAAGGCAAATCGGGGAGGCGCTGCGGCTGGGAGCGGGCAGGGCGGCCGCGGCGCGCTCGCGGGTCGCGGAGTCGCTGGCCGAAGTGCGGTTGCCGGCACCGGCCGAGCTGATGCGGCGGTATCCGCATCAGCTTTCCGGAGGTCAGCGGCAGCGGGTGCTGCTGGCGATGGCGATGGCGTGCAGACCGGCGCTGCTGATCGCGGACGAACCCACGACCGCGCTGGACGCGACGGTGAGGGTGGAGATTCTGGAGCTGATCGACGAGCTGAGCGCGGCACACCGGATGGCGGTGCTGTTCGTGAGCCACGACCTCGGCGTCGTGCGGAAGGTGAGTGACCGGATCGCGGTGCTGTACGGCGGAACGCTGATGGAGCAGGGGCCCTCGGCCGACATCGTCGAGCGCCCGCTGCACCGCTACACCGAGGCTCTGATCGCCGCGAACCCCGGTGCGCCCGATCCGGACGAGCCGCGCGGGCGCCGGTTCGGCACGATCGAGGGCTCGGTTCCTCCAGCCGGTGAGTTCCCTTCGGGGTGCCGGTTCCGCGACCGGTGTCCACATGAGACTGACCGGTGCTCGGTGCCCCCTCCTCGCGCCGAAGCGAGGCGCGGGCACGTCTTCCGGTGCTGGAATCCCGTGACGCGCGAAGGGAGCCGAGGTGATTGTTGAGGCGAGGGGACTCGGCTTCACCCACCGAGCAGGGACGGCAGCGCTCAGCGACGTCGGTTTCGCCGTCGAGCGAGGACAGACCGTCGGCATCGTGGGGGAGTCCGGTTCGGGGAAGTCCACGTTGGTCCGGCTGTTGTGCGGGCTGCTTCCCGGTTACACCGGTTCGGCGACGTACGCGGGCCGGGAGATCGGTGACTGGCTCAGGGAGGACGCCCGTGAGTTCCGCTCGCGCAATCAGCTCGTGTTCCAAAGCCCCTCCGGTTCCTTCGACCCGAGACTGCGGCTGGCCACGTCACTGGCCGAACCGCTCAGATCGCTCGCGCGGAGAAAGCCGGAGCCTGGCGAGCTGGAGACCCAGCTCGGCGAGGTCGGGTTGAGCGCGGAGCTGCTGTCGCGGTATCCCCACGAGCTCTCAGGGGGCCAGTTGCAGCGCATGGCGCTGGCCAGGGCGCTCGTGGTGAACCCGGCCGTGCTCTACGCCGACGAACCGACCAGCGCGCTCGACGTGTCGGTGCAGGCGCAGGTGCTCAACCTGTTGATGGACATCCAGGACCGGCTCGGGGCCACGCTCATCGTCGTCTCGCACGATCTGGCCGTCGTCGCGAGATTGTGCGAGTACGTGTTCGTGCTGCGCGCGGGAAGCGTCGTCGAACACGGGGAGACCACCGCGCTGCTGCGGTCACCGGCTTCGCCCTACACGCGCGCGCTGATCACGGCAGCCGAGTCGGTCGCCCTCGACCGGGGGGTCTCGCCCGTGCGGGGCGGCGCTGCCCGGCGGACGATACGGGGATGGAGACCTCACGGCTGACCCGCGCCGAACGGGCCGCGCGTGGCAAGGCCGCTCGCGCGGTCGCGCCGCGATCGAGCCACGCCGAGTTCGCCCGTCCTGAGGGGGCCCCTTCGCCGCTGACGCTGCTGGCGGGCCAGGACGAGACCCGCGTACCCGAGTTGCTGCCGATCAGGTACGCCAGGATGGCCGCGTCCGCGTTCACCTACTTCCGGGGCGCCGCGCTGCCGATGGCTGCGGATCTGGCCCGCACCCCGAGCACGGGACTTGAGGTGCAGGTGTGCGGCGACGCGCACCTCATGAACTTCGGCCTCTTCGCCTCTCCGG comes from the Prauserella marina genome and includes:
- a CDS encoding response regulator transcription factor — protein: MLLVDDDPLVRTGLSMILGSTGDIVVVAEASDGDEVVPKVALHAPDVVLMDIRMPRVDGLAATAAVTALPRPPKVLVLTTYDLDEYVFDALAAGASGFLLKEGSPQEIVDAVRVVAAGEAMLSPRTTRTLIGHFVAARTSPRRQRARAALDVLTDREREIVTAVASGKSNAEIASGLYLSEATVKTHLTRIFAKIDAANRVQLTIFAYEAGLVTV
- a CDS encoding ABC transporter permease, whose amino-acid sequence is MKRRSFSLFAGGLLLVLFLGSGLLSLFWTPFAADTIDIPHRLAPPGTDGHLLGTDALGRDVVSQLMAGARNSMLVAVVSTVLATVPGVLAGLVIAGAGRTARTVMSRLVDLGVALPGILIALVLATTLGAGNSAAIIAIVISFIPIVIRVTMAPARQVLALDYVEAARAYGRGRYFVLFRHVLPGITPVLIVLSSVLFASAILTEAALSYLGAGAQRPVPSWGRMLNEAQATIDIAPQLVVFPGLAIVVAVLGFNLFGDGVRAVLDPRQARTVVS
- a CDS encoding DUF3558 family protein, which encodes MRQRMLTAAVSVFACALMVAGCSTTTSGTAFKAGEAPQDGGPAAEESGPGPAPDPRDAEAVDEALRQLDPCLLFDMDVANKRIGEPGTTATPRGPHSCMLTPAGEYEPGGEPLNVAVGAPVDHMTRYTGKPVDLGGVTAYELRDYGESRNRCVLTIPVSFSKGIEFDYAFADSDTCPIVAEYATAAVKKLQDPDTLKLDQQGRPFSRWDGCTFLRTLLGDESEQYRFAPNRGYDPLASCETFPADASDYSQTPVLSVRYNTVGDSPLGDPTDIAGKTVFVYQQSSGCKATWAQTDSKTGNEHLKDLEFELEAGDCDAAAGLAEQAIGLVDQAPPPNDKVQRPLLYGPDERDNGEKGACEHFGAPNNREECAPYEDDVTVPQGKEAIIEASGEDNRVQCAVFRDAIRDIYGPEFEPLTFGAHCIFVEETHSVAITVNVTPAYPAGDYGTDESLYSERRETEFGGKQAVSFYDSGKTAYDIYLSPDNDVAAHGHVHIGVELLPERGVLVGERKPDPETLARADEVMTKVVEQYFAS
- a CDS encoding DUF1772 domain-containing protein: MRDRFTFVWSLGYVWVAMVAFGGILVDSIVIYPNVFHDPPASLEGSMDFFLITGPADLFPPLGAATVIAGAVTLVLVWRTSARLWIGGSLLTLVLGEFLFSMLFFWPRNDIMFEEGIAVHSVEFLRETAAQFQAGHWVRLAMSGVTATLVLIGFLRYHRDRVIAATEQKKLVTA
- a CDS encoding ABC transporter ATP-binding protein: MLDIEGLAVSIGGTEVLAVDQLSLGEGERLGVVGESGSGKTMLAMGVAGLLPRQARVTGSIRFEGTDLAGLRGRQRAAARRGRVGVVFQDPQQALNPMMRVGRQIGEALRLGAGRAAAARSRVAESLAEVRLPAPAELMRRYPHQLSGGQRQRVLLAMAMACRPALLIADEPTTALDATVRVEILELIDELSAAHRMAVLFVSHDLGVVRKVSDRIAVLYGGTLMEQGPSADIVERPLHRYTEALIAANPGAPDPDEPRGRRFGTIEGSVPPAGEFPSGCRFRDRCPHETDRCSVPPPRAEARRGHVFRCWNPVTREGSRGDC
- a CDS encoding ABC transporter substrate-binding protein; amino-acid sequence: MVVVITAIITVALFAAACTGTGLRSGDRQRSSQLIVGFTQEPADWNFLRNPTTAIRSLLFYNVVETLITQDADGRLRPLLAKDFRVTADGKRYVFELRNATFHNGERLSGEDVVYSAKLARASPLSEISAPFRDVRRIAKIDDRTVEFTLATPSRAFALAMATKVPIIPSGSEPELASHPVGTGPFSFAEWRNGVRVVLEADRDYWGRPPAFARVEWRFIADLNAALNALLAGDIDVLPAVIEKNEVRKVDNSEGFTSVPVASQEILYVTLNARSPKFRDPLVRQAIAHAIDRDTLAEGMELVAKPTCVLINPPTELLHSDHCPYRYDPALARRSLAEAGVEGLRVRFPYFTDQFSIVTEILAQQLGHAGVELEPENMDLATYADRVVGNNDFEATVVSGPQQIESWRCPGWYTGDCLPALDRLLAEADAAATEAEWARSRRAAAELQAERAFVIPLGTVVQNALHRDDLTGFATSSAASEFDLRGIHWVNERH
- a CDS encoding ABC transporter permease produces the protein MIRLAARSAAVLLGSALAGSLVIFLLLRVLGGDAAVVILGRSATPESLAALRAELGLDRSWFVQYTDWLGGLVRGELGRSYAASYDIAGEIGARLGVTLSLALVSIVLAALLALPLGTFAAVNARRAAGGFVDVLTQFGLAIPVFWGGLLLIVVFSIRLGWFPAGGYVPWTVSPLDAVRALTLPVVALTVPVTAVFARYVRAAMLDILDQDFIRTAMAKGRTLGGAAMVHGVRNASVSLLTIGALQLGTLIAGTVVIENVFTLPGLGGLLLSALTGREVMVVQSVAFVIMLIILVLNFLLDLSYGLVDPRIRDREGERA
- a CDS encoding flavin-containing monooxygenase, giving the protein MEQVIVIGAGQSGIAVAGALLRRGLRPLVLTADAEPAGAWPHYYDSLKVFTPAWFNALPGQPFPGDPHRYPHRDEVADYLRSGAARLDCEIRTGQLVTEVTRQDSGYRVLTADGAELRALAVVAASGQFTNPHRPPLPALAGYAGTVLHSADYRGPEPFAGKRVVVVGAGNSAVQIAVELALRAEGAEVTLASRGPVHYATNEPVPGGSRFWPVLAAAAKLPVGRFLKPGSIPVIDTDGYREAIEAGKPERREMFTGSRGTKLEWKGRAADDVDVVLLATGYRPALDYLRPLGALGADGLPAHRNGLSKTHRGLAFVGLDYQRTILSATLHGVGADAAYVAKRLRPARPPR
- a CDS encoding ABC transporter ATP-binding protein, which translates into the protein MIVEARGLGFTHRAGTAALSDVGFAVERGQTVGIVGESGSGKSTLVRLLCGLLPGYTGSATYAGREIGDWLREDAREFRSRNQLVFQSPSGSFDPRLRLATSLAEPLRSLARRKPEPGELETQLGEVGLSAELLSRYPHELSGGQLQRMALARALVVNPAVLYADEPTSALDVSVQAQVLNLLMDIQDRLGATLIVVSHDLAVVARLCEYVFVLRAGSVVEHGETTALLRSPASPYTRALITAAESVALDRGVSPVRGGAARRTIRGWRPHG